A genomic region of Chelonia mydas isolate rCheMyd1 chromosome 9, rCheMyd1.pri.v2, whole genome shotgun sequence contains the following coding sequences:
- the SPTSSB gene encoding serine palmitoyltransferase small subunit B has translation MDIKHAKDYLYWLYYQYLLITCCYVLEPWEQSMFHTIFITVFAMVVYTAYVFIPIHIHLAFEFFSQLFGDQRESTVAIMN, from the coding sequence ATGGATATTAAGCATGCGAAGGATTATCTTTACTGGCTGTACTATCAATACCTACTGATCACCTGTTGCTATGTGTTGGAGCCCTGGGAGCAATCCATGTTCCatactatttttattactgtttttgCTATGGTGGTGTATACAGCTTATGTCTTTATCCCTATCCACATCCATTTGGCTTTTGAGTTCTTCTCCCAGTTATTTGGAGATCAGCGTGAAAGTACTGTTGCCATTATGAACTGA